GTTATCTCCAAACTTTCAGCTGAAAAAAAGTATACCGACCAGTTCATTCGCGCTTTTGGGGACGCGACTGTGACTGAAGAGCGCATTGGAAGGGCCATTGAACAGTTCGAATTCACGATGATTTCCAACAACTCGAAGTACGACCAATTCAAGCGCGGTGAAACAAGCTTGTCCGATGCTGAAGAGCGCGGGCGAAAACTGTTTTTCTCGGAATTTGATCCGTCTGGGGTGCAAAGAGGTGCAGAGTGCTTTCATTGCCATGCTACCTTCAACTTTACCAACGATGAGTACATGAACAATGGCCTTGATACGGACAAAGAACAAAAAGACGAGGGGCGCATGAAAGTAACCCTAGACCCGGCGGATATGGCGAAGTTCAAAACGCCAAGCCTGCGAAATATCGCCCTCACTGCGCCCTATATGCACGATGGAAGGTTTAAAACTTTAGAAGAAGTCATTGATCACTACAATACCGGCGCAAAGAACTCGACGACGGTGGAATTTTTGATGCAATACAACCTTCAACCTGGCGGGTTGGGGCTCACGGAGAGCGAAAAAGCCGACCTGGTGGCCTTTCTCAAAACGCTCACGGACACAGAATTTTTGACAAACCCGGCGTTCAAATCGCCTTTTTGAGTCAGTGGGTTTTATCATAGAAATATGAAAGCGACGTTTTTTCTTGCAGAAGTTTTAGAGCGTGTCGGTAGTTTTTTTTGGAACAAATTATAAATTTTAAGGATGAAAAAAAGCAACAATGGCATGGCTGATTTCAGTAGCTTTCCTTGCTTCGGTGTATTTCCAGAACCAAATCCCAATAATGCCCATGCTCGAAGGCAGGACTTTCAACCTTATGCCACAACAGGGCATCCCGGTGATTTATCCTGGCACACAGACCCAAATATTGAGATACAACGACGCAATGCCAGGCAAAAACCTGGTGCTCAAAAAAGGGCAGGCGGTCACTTTGAATGTTCACAAACAATTTGGTGACACGGACACTACCCATTGGCACAGCTTGTACCTATCGCCAGCAAACGACGGTAGCCCGCACACGCCTATTTTGGCAGGCGACGGGTGGTCGCTTACTTTCAAAATCCTGGACAACGCAGCGAATTATTGATACAACCGCTCATTTGAATTGCCTTAAAAAATTGTACTGTGTTTTAAATCCCAACGGCCAATTCATGATTGGAAATTGGGGCGGGTTAAAAAACAAATGGATGTTTTTCTCTTAGTATATGGCACAAATGTTAGAAGGCTTTATAACCATT
This window of the Saprospiraceae bacterium genome carries:
- a CDS encoding c-type cytochrome, which codes for MKKLILVVSFLTALFIACLPEPADDPVVFDPTPVTVNLRDFPDPEFPEDNKPTVQGVMLGRMLFYEKLLSKDGSQACADCHRQPDGFSDSLQFSVGVEKMNGTRQAMPVMNLAWHKNGLFWDGRSAHLRDQALRPIQDPLEMNETLANVISKLSAEKKYTDQFIRAFGDATVTEERIGRAIEQFEFTMISNNSKYDQFKRGETSLSDAEERGRKLFFSEFDPSGVQRGAECFHCHATFNFTNDEYMNNGLDTDKEQKDEGRMKVTLDPADMAKFKTPSLRNIALTAPYMHDGRFKTLEEVIDHYNTGAKNSTTVEFLMQYNLQPGGLGLTESEKADLVAFLKTLTDTEFLTNPAFKSPF
- a CDS encoding multicopper oxidase domain-containing protein, with protein sequence MPMLEGRTFNLMPQQGIPVIYPGTQTQILRYNDAMPGKNLVLKKGQAVTLNVHKQFGDTDTTHWHSLYLSPANDGSPHTPILAGDGWSLTFKILDNAANY